One region of Zingiber officinale cultivar Zhangliang chromosome 7B, Zo_v1.1, whole genome shotgun sequence genomic DNA includes:
- the LOC122004362 gene encoding protein FAR1-RELATED SEQUENCE 5-like yields MADTSEGPHLYNPQVGEDRKPQIEMEFPSLEEAFTFYNQYAHESGFSARLGNSKKNKRTNEVGWKQFVCFKGHTDEKQKKVAQVDSVKERACGEVRTGCMAKLSLVKEQTGENWIVTKFLESHNHPLSTPSKVHLLRSHRHVSEAKKVLKQQFAEANIPTCQQVRLLEIDSGGPEFLGCTKRDIRNFERELRDEQKGIDAETLIEFFATEKEKNSAFFYAYEIDSTGRFTRCFSVDHVSRRAYNVFGDAVVFDTTYNTKKYGLIFAPFIGVNHHHQSIVLGCAFLSDEKTELFVWLLTKFIEAMAKGPPTMIITDQDPALTKAIGQVLPQTVHRSNATEKANTNDDESYEEDLGLTPCPFRSEDRYYHSLVSKLKRVIQAILEVLNIMQNISEHALET; encoded by the exons ATGGCAGACACCTCTGAGGGTCCTCACCTATACAATCCCCAAGTGGGGGAAGATCGAAAACCACAGATTGAGATGGAATTTCCATCATTGGAGGAGGCCTTCACGttctataatcaatatgcacATGAATCCGGCTTTAGTGCAAGATTAGGCAACAGTAAGAAGAATAAACGGACAAATGAAGTTGGATGGAAacaatttgtatgctttaaaggaCATACAGATGAAAAACAGAAAAAAGTTGCTCAAGTTGACAGTGTAAAGGAAAGAGCATGTGGGGAAGTAAGGACTGGATGTATGGCAAAACTATCACTTGTTAAAGAACAGACCGGGGAAAATTGGATTGTCACTAAATTCTtggaaagtcataatcatccactctcaacACCTTCGAAGGTGCATTTGCTCCGCTCACATCGCCATGTTTCTGAAGCCAAGAAAGTTTTGAAGCAGCAGTTTGCAGAAGCTAATATCCCAACTTGTCAACAAGTCCGATTATTGGAGATAGATTCCGGAGGCCCTGAGTTTCTAGGTTGCACGAAAcgggatattagaaactttgagagagagttaagggatgaacaaaagggaaTTGACGCTGAAACACTGATTGAGTTTTTTGCGactgagaaagagaagaattccGCCTTTTTCTATGCTTATGAGATTGATTCAACAGGAAGATTCACTAGGTGTTTCTCGGtggatcatgtatcaaggagggcATACAACGTCTTTGGTGAtgctgttgtatttgatacaaccTATAACACCAAAAAATATGGGTTGATTTTCGCACCCTtcataggagttaatcatcatcatcagagcatCGTATTGGGTTGTGCCTTtttaagtgatgagaaaactgagttgtttgtttggttgcttacaaagttcaTTGAAGCAATGGCTAAAGGTCCACCAACTATGATTATCACCGATCAAGATCCAGCGTTGACGAAGGCCATTGGCCAGGTTTTACCTCAAACAGTGCATCG ATCAAATGCTACAGAGAAGGCTAATACCAACGACGACGAATCGTATGAAGAAGATTTG GGTCTAACACCTTGCCCTTTCCGTTCTGAGGATAGGTACTACCACTCTCTAGTCTCTAAGTTGAAGAGAGTAATACAGGCGATCCTAGAGGTATTGAACATTATGCAAAATATATCTGAACATGCCCTTGAAACGTAA